Proteins found in one Triticum dicoccoides isolate Atlit2015 ecotype Zavitan unplaced genomic scaffold, WEW_v2.0 scaffold62184, whole genome shotgun sequence genomic segment:
- the LOC119347270 gene encoding uncharacterized protein LOC119347270, translated as MPCPECNIGYIVPEWVESRPSLSDIKQTYGSTRDLPTTCIVLPLKDEKVTAVKQQLSSLHPEMLLFLSKIRRLSVREDNGNARGSTVSEIAISSEKNFEVRKNMHAESYTVFLSAQENESEAECGYHMWRQRFPVKAENRVDKRTEIDEWVITLAFPLKERLSRGKQLSPGVYAFLPTEMVTNFPFIIQADFLLASSREAILFDSPWNKGILECIPTAFMNAFVALVKSRADAPAMTIPSMFHYLPVSPSLIPLLEPVRSGIKEKVLVEDIVPCESHTPQKMFCKPCEVARLKPAFWDILVKARESGVDLKNLSTHGTYILSSHFDKSAYSSVLTFLDVKSVSHEWYAKCMEGSNLVSNVDEQLYLELLSFVADNWQNFSSTNLNAMPLLKYVDRNRGVSLWSISRASQWSDRLCIASDVKRMSWLISWN; from the coding sequence ATGCCATGTCCAGAATGCAATATTGGATACATTGTCCCGGAGTGGGTTGAATCCAGGCCTAGCCTTTCAGATATCAAACAGACATATGGGTCTACCAGAGACCTTCCAACAACCTGTATCGTCCTGCCTTTGAAGGATGAGAAGGTCACTGCGGTGAAGCAGCAGCTGTCAAGCTTGCATCCAGAAATGCTACTGTTTCTGTCAAAGATCAGGCGGCTTTCTGTCCGTGAAGATAACGGCAACGCTAGAGGCAGCACTGTTAGTGAGATTGCAATATCGAGTGAGAAGAACTTTGAAGTGAGGAAGAACATGCACGCGGAGTCTTACACGGTCTTTTTATCTGCTCAAGAGAATGAGAGTGAAGCAGAGTGCGGGTACCATATGTGGAGGCAGAGGTTCCCTGTCAAAGCAGAGAACAGGGTGGACAAGCGTACTGAAATCGATGAGTGGGTCATCACCCTAGCCTTCCCTCTTAAGGAGCGACTATCTCGTGGGAAGCAGCTATCCCCTGGCGTATATGCTTTCCTTCCCACGGAGATGGTAACGAACTTCCCCTTCATCATTCAGGCTGACTTCCTCCTTGCATCGTCAAGAGAGGCGATACTATTCGATAGTCCATGGAACAAGGGAATTCTGGAGTGTATCCCAACTGCTTTCATGAATGCCTTTGTAGCACTTGTTAAGTCTAGAGCAGATGCACCAGCAATGACTATTCCGTCGATGTTCCATTACCTGCCAGTCAGTCCTTCGCTGATCCCTTTACTTGAGCCTGTTAGGTCTGGCATCAAAGAGAAGGTTCTCGTCGAGGATATAGTTCCATGTGAGTCTCACACTCCACAGAAGATGTTTTGCAAGCCTTGCGAGGTTGCGCGGCTCAAACCTGCATTTTGGGATATCCTTGTCAAGGCGAGAGAATCTGGAGTGGACCTTAAGAACCTGTCAACCCATGGAACCTACATTCTCAGCTCTCATTTTGACAAGAGTGCATACAGCAGTGTTCTTACATTTCTGGATGTCAAAAGCGTGAGCCATGAATGGTATGCAAAATGCATGGAGGGGTCTAATCTTGTCAGCAATGTAGATGAACAGCTTTATCTGGAACTTTTATCCTTTGTCGCAGACAATTGGCAAAACTTCTCCAGTACAAACCTGAATGCAATGCCTCTGCTGAAGTATGTTGACAGGAACAGAGGTGTCTCTCTCTGGAGCATATCTAGAGCTAGTCAGTGGAGTGATAGACTGTGTATTGCATCTGATGTGAAGCGGATGTCATGGCTTATCAGTTGGAACTAG
- the LOC119347271 gene encoding uncharacterized protein LOC119347271 isoform X2 produces the protein MEVWAHPVPGSDNGVTYTPQDWRAAIARWLEPHKKWQISHELKASQIAVDDSHSGLLPRVEAAIESPILSRLHAGHPALSLHDDDVVYIMAKVDHRDEQSWMLALDMRSKTLKPLVTYSSQVKSSSYSKKKVELQEDPRLLRDLLLI, from the exons ATGGAGGTGTGGGCTCATCCCGTGCCTGGATCAGACAATGGCGTCACCTACACTCCGCAGGACTGGCGCGCCGCCATAGCAAGATGGCTGGAGCCCCATAAGAAGTGGCAGATCAGCCATGAGCTCAAGGCATCACAAATTGCGGTGGACGACAGCCACTCTGGGTTGCTTCCTCGTGTCGAGGCTGCAATTGAGAGTCCAATCTTGAGTAGACTCCACGCAGGGCATCCTGCTCTCAGCTTGCATGACGATGATGTTGTTTACATCATGGCCAAGGTTGACCACAGGGACGAACAGTCGTGGATGCTTGCTCTTGACATGAGGAGCAAGACTCTGAAGCCTTTGGTTACATATTCTTCCCAAGTGAAATCTTCAAGCTACTCGAAAAAG AAGGTGGAGCTGCAAGAGGATCCTCGGTTGCTGCGTGACCTTCTGCTAATATAG
- the LOC119347271 gene encoding uncharacterized protein LOC119347271 isoform X1, translating to MEVWAHPVPGSDNGVTYTPQDWRAAIARWLEPHKKWQISHELKASQIAVDDSHSGLLPRVEAAIESPILSRLHAGHPALSLHDDDVVYIMAKVDHRDEQSWMLALDMRSKTLKPLVTYSSQVKSSSYSKKKKVELQEDPRLLRDLLLI from the exons ATGGAGGTGTGGGCTCATCCCGTGCCTGGATCAGACAATGGCGTCACCTACACTCCGCAGGACTGGCGCGCCGCCATAGCAAGATGGCTGGAGCCCCATAAGAAGTGGCAGATCAGCCATGAGCTCAAGGCATCACAAATTGCGGTGGACGACAGCCACTCTGGGTTGCTTCCTCGTGTCGAGGCTGCAATTGAGAGTCCAATCTTGAGTAGACTCCACGCAGGGCATCCTGCTCTCAGCTTGCATGACGATGATGTTGTTTACATCATGGCCAAGGTTGACCACAGGGACGAACAGTCGTGGATGCTTGCTCTTGACATGAGGAGCAAGACTCTGAAGCCTTTGGTTACATATTCTTCCCAAGTGAAATCTTCAAGCTACTCGAAAAAG AAGAAGGTGGAGCTGCAAGAGGATCCTCGGTTGCTGCGTGACCTTCTGCTAATATAG